One genomic segment of Jaculus jaculus isolate mJacJac1 chromosome 2, mJacJac1.mat.Y.cur, whole genome shotgun sequence includes these proteins:
- the Bhlhe22 gene encoding class E basic helix-loop-helix protein 22, translated as MERGLHLGAAAAGDDDLFLHKSLSASTAKRLEAAFRSTPPGMDLSLAPPPPPPPRERPASSSSSPLGCFEPADPEGAGLLLPPPGGGGGGGGGGVSVPGLLVGSAGVGGDPSLSSLPAGAALCLKYGEGAGRGSVVAESSGGEQSPDDDSDGRCELVLRAGGGDPRASPGAGGGGGGGGGAKAAEGSSNAHLHGGASVPPGGPGGGGGGSGSAGGGGGGSSKKSKEQKALRLNINARERRRMHDLNDALDELRAVIPYAHSPSVRKLSKIATLLLAKNYILMQAQALEEMRRLVAYLNQGQAISAASLPSSAAAAAAAAALHPALGAYEQAAGYPFSAGLPPAASCPEKCALFNSVSSSLCKQCTEKP; from the coding sequence ATGGAGCGCGGGCTGCACCTCGGCGCGGCGGCCGCGGGCGACGACGACCTGTTCCTGCACAAGAGCCTGAGCGCTTCCACCGCCAAGCGCTTGGAGGCGGCTTTCCGCTCCACGCCCCCGGGCATGGACCTGTCCctggcgccgccgccgccgccgccgccccgggaACGCCCGGCGTCGTCGTCCTCGTCGCCCCTCGGCTGCTTCGAGCCGGCTGACCCCGAAGGGGCAgggctgctgctgccgccgcccgGAGGaggcggcggaggcggcggcggcggggtgaGTGTCCCCGGGCTGCTGGTGGGCTCAGCCGGCGTTGGGGGTGACCCGAGCCTGAGCAGCCTGCCGGCGGGGGCCGCCCTGTGCCTCAAGTACGGCGAGGGCGCCGGCCGAGGCTCGGTGGTGGCGGAGAGCAGCGGTGGCGAGCAGAGCCCCGACGACGACAGCGACGGTCGCTGCGAGCTGGTGCTCCGGGCGGGAGGCGGCGACCCGCGGGCATCCCCGGGCGCGGGAggaggtggcggcggcggcggcggcgccaaGGCGGCCGAGGGCAGCTCCAACGCCCACCTCCACGGCGGCGCCAGCGTCCCCCCGGGGGGTCCTGGAGGCGGCGGCGGGGGTAGCGGTagcgccggcggcggcggcggcggcagtaGCAAGAAATCCAAAGAGCAAAAGGCGCTGCGGCTCAACATCAACGCCCGCGAGCGGCGGCGGATGCACGACCTGAACGACGCGCTGGACGAGCTGCGCGCGGTCATCCCCTACGCGCACAGCCCCTCGGTGCGCAAGCTGTCCAAGATCGCCACGCTGCTGCTGGCCAAGAACTACATCCTGATGCAGGCGCAGGCCCTGGAGGAGATGCGGCGCCTCGTCGCCTACCTCAACCAGGGCCAGGCCATCTCCGCGGCCTCCCTGCCCAGCTCGGCGGCCGCGGCCGCGGCGGCCGCGGCCCTGCACCCCGCGCTCGGCGCCTACGAGCAGGCGGCCGGCTACCCGTTCAGCGCAGGGCTGCCCCCCGCCGCCTCCTGTCCCGAGAAGTGCGCCCTGTTCAACAGCgtctc